A genomic stretch from Oryzias latipes chromosome 24, ASM223467v1 includes:
- the LOC101165525 gene encoding serine palmitoyltransferase 2, with protein sequence MTESSGSKLLNGEACQRTLRGKNAGKNGFVKNHCVFEHPRKYRRPTERSQNAAPNSSLYKKPFSESFEETPLLVAVLTYMGYGILTIFGYFRDFLRHWNIEKCHIAHEREQQKDFVPLYQDFENFYTRNLYMRIRDNWNRPICSVPGAKVDLVERVTHNYNWTFEHTGKVVKDVINMGSYNYLGFAENTGACASAAIETTHAYGVGVASTRCEIGNLDIHEELEQLVARFLGVESSMAFGMGFATNSMNIPPLTGKGCLILSDELNHASLVLGARLSGSTIRVFKHNNMQSLEKLLRDAIAHGQPRTHRPWKKILIVVEGIYSMEGSIVRLPEVIALKKRYKAYLYLDEAHSIGALGPNGRGVVDYFGLDPKDVDIMMGTFTKSFGAAGGYIGGRKELIDYLRCHSHSALYATSMSPPVAQQIISSMKIIMGEDGSTLGKDRLRQLSENTTYFRRKLREMGFIIYGNDDSPVVPLMLYMPAKIGAFGREMLKRNIGTVVVGFPATPIIESRARFCVSAAHTREMLDTALRAISEVGDLLQLKYSRRERPLSTPGWTYEESLLQD encoded by the exons ATGACGGAAAGCTCTGGGAGCAAGCTGCTCAACGGGGAAGCCTGTCAGCGGACCCTACGTGGGAAAAATGCGGGCAAAAATGGCTTCGTGAAGAACCACTGTGTGTTCGAACATCCACGGAAGTATCGCCGCCCAACGGAAAGG AGCCAAAATGCAGCCCCAAACTCCAGTTTGTATAAGAAGCCGTTTTCCGAGTCGTTTGAGGAGACCCCGCTGCTGGTGGCGGTGCTCACCTACATGGGCTACGGCATCCTCACCATATTTGGCTACTTCAGAGACTTTCTGCGCCACTGGAACATCGAGAAGTGCCACATCGCCCATGAAAGGGAGCAGCAGAAG GATTTTGTCCCGCTCTATCAAGACTTTGAGAACTTCTACACGAGAAACTTGTACATGAGGATCCGAGACAACTGGAACCGACCCATCTGCAGCGTCCCTGGCGCTAAAGTGGACTTGGTGGAGAGAGTTACGCACAACTACAACTGGACATTCGA GCACACAGGGAAGGTGGTGAAGGACGTTATCAACATGGGTTCATACAACTACCTCGGCTTCGCCGAGAACACGGGAGCCTGCGCCAGCGCCGCCATCGAAACCACACACGCGTACGGCGTTGGCGTGGCCAGCACCCGCTGCGAGATCG GAAACCTGGATATCCATGAAGAGCTGGAGCAGCTGGTAGCCAGGTTTCTTGGAGTCGAGTCGTCCATGGCGTTCGGCATGGGCTTCGCCACCAACTCCATGAACATTCCCCCTCTCACTGGGAAG GGTTGCCTCATTTTAAGTGACGAGCTGAACCACGCCTCTCTGGTTCTGGGCGCCCGGCTGTCAGGTTCCACCATCCGCGTCTTCAAACACAACA ACATGCAGAGCCTGGAGAAGCTGCTGAGAGACGCTATTGCTCATGGGCAGCCGCGAACTCACAGACCATGGAAGAAGATTCTCATCGTGGTGGAGGGCATCTACAG TATGGAGGGGTCCATCGTGCGTCTGCCGGAGGTCATCGCTCTGAAGAAACGCTACAAGGCGTACCTGTACCTGGATGAAGCTCACAGTATCGGGGCTTTGGGGCCCAACGGCAGAGGAGTAGTGGATTACTTTGGCCTGGACCCCAAAGATGTTGACATCATGATGGGAACGTTTACAAAAAGCTTCGGCGCTGCTGGCGGATACATCGGAGGAAGAAAG GAGCTGATTGACTACTTGCGCTGCCACTCCCACAGCGCCCTGTATGCCACGTCCATGTCGCCTCCTGTGGCTCAGCAGATCATCTCCTCCATGAAGATCATCATGGGAGAGGACGGGAGCACGCTGG GTAAAGATCGTCTCAGGCAGCTTTCGGAAAACACGACCTACTTCCGCAGGAAACTCCGGGAAATGGGATTTATCATTTACGGGAACGACGATTCGCCCGTCGTGCCCCTCATGCTCTACATGCCCGCCAAAATCGG GGCCTTCGGCCGGGAGATGCTGAAGAGGAACATCGGCACCGTGGTTGTCGGCTTCCCGGCCACGCCCATCATCGAGTCCAGAGCGCGTTTCTGTGTGTCGGCCGCTCACACCAGAGAAATGCTTGACACG GCGCTGAGAGCCATCAGTGAAGTGGGCGACCTGCTCCAGCTGAAGTACTCCAGACGGGAGCGTCCTCTCTCCACGCCAGGATGGACGTACGAAGAAAGTCTGCTTCAGGACTGA